One Oncorhynchus masou masou isolate Uvic2021 chromosome 2, UVic_Omas_1.1, whole genome shotgun sequence genomic region harbors:
- the fut9a gene encoding 4-galactosyl-N-acetylglucosaminide 3-alpha-L-fucosyltransferase 9, whose product MPSAPFHRILRPLLVGTFLLGCFVTLFLMYFKPSTSWLSGPVESTASTIRVKNIFSAKSDKNLTTVLVWLWPFGQTYDLGVCSSLFNIEGCFITADRNLYNKSDGVVIHHRDICTDLSNLPPLQRPSFQKWIWMNLESPSHSSQLPGIENLFNLTLNYRQDADIEVPYGSIVTAQGDEDFVPPSKSKLICWIVSNWNPDHVRVKYYNELYKHIEVRAYGQAFGEYIADQDYFPTIASCKFYLAFENSIHKDYITEKLYNPLSVGTVPVVLGPPRQNYENFVQGDAFIHVDDFTSPKELADYLLLLDKNEEMYLRYFEWRRHFKVKKAYFWAEHTCLACDYLRRHKEYKAFNNLDKWYWGGTP is encoded by the coding sequence ATGCCATCTGCACCTTTCCACAGAATTCTACGACCCCTTCTAGTTGGCACCTTCCTGCTGGGCTGTTTTGTGACTCTGTTTTTGATGTACTTTAAACCGTCTACTAGCTGGCTATCAGGTCCCGTAGAGTCAACAGCATCCACAATCCGAGTTAAAAACATCTTCTCCGCCAAGAGTGACAaaaacctgactactgtactcgTCTGGCTCTGGCCCTTTGGACAGACCTATGACCTGGGTGTCTGCAGCTCTCTGTTCAACATTGAAGGCTGTTTCATCACAGCAGATCGGAACCTATATAATAAGTCAGATGGTGTCGTCATACATCACAGGGATATCTGTACTGATCTCTCCAACCTGCCCCCCCTTCAGCGTCCCTCCTTCCAAAAGTGGATATGGATGAATCTAGAGTCACCATCTCACTCCTCTCAGCTGCCCGGTATCGAAAACCTGTTCAATTTAACTCTGAACTATCGCCAGGATGCTGATATCGAAGTGCCTTATGGGTCGATCGTGACGGCCCAAGGGGACGAGGATTTCGTGCCTCCGAGCAAAAGCAAATTGATCTGCTGGATTGTCAGCAACTGGAACCCGGATCATGTGCGAGTGAAGTACTACAACGAGCTATACAAACACATTGAGGTTCGCGCTTACGGACAAGCCTTTGGGGAGTACATTGCGGATCAAGACTACTTTCCTACTATTGCCAGTTGTAAATTCTACTTGGCATTTGAGAACTCAATTCACAAAGACTACATCACAGAGAAACTGTATAACCCACTCTCTGTAGGGACGGTGCCTGTGGTTTTAGGCCCGCCAAGACAGAACTATGAGAACTTTGTCCAGGGTGATGCTTTTATCCATGTGGATGACTTCACCTCTCCCAAAGAGTTGGCTGACTATCTCCTGCTCTTGGACAAAAATGAGGAAATGTACCTCAGGTACTTTGAGTGGCGACGGCACTTTAAGGTGAAAAAGGCATA